A region of Scylla paramamosain isolate STU-SP2022 chromosome 25, ASM3559412v1, whole genome shotgun sequence DNA encodes the following proteins:
- the LOC135113367 gene encoding uncharacterized protein LOC135113367 has product MAPEDKEKTAFFFGQGLWHFNIMPFGLFGRQGVKTDPLKITAVEGWPVPKTVSELWSFLGLHTYYRCLLPRFATITAPLHSLTRKGAQYTRKGVQYAWNKHSCQLSATTCH; this is encoded by the exons ATGGCGccagaagataaggagaaaacaGCCTTCTTCTTTGGCCAGGGACTGTGGCATTTCAACATCATGCCGTTTGGGTTGT TCGGTAGGCAGGGAGTAAAGACCGACCCACTCAAGATCACAGCAGTGGAGGGCTGGCCAGTACCCAAGACTGTCTCAGAGCTGTGGAGTTTCCTGGGCCTGCATACGTACTACAGATGCTTATTGCCAAGATttgccaccatcaccgcccCTCTACACAGCCTGACCAGGAAAGGAGCGCAGTACACCAGGAAAGGAGTGCAGTACGCGTGGAACAAACATAGTTGCCAACTCTCAGCTACTACTTGTCACTAG